A stretch of the Salvelinus fontinalis isolate EN_2023a chromosome 22, ASM2944872v1, whole genome shotgun sequence genome encodes the following:
- the LOC129819919 gene encoding interleukin-6-like: MTSTHYLSLLSVLVVMAVNGSPVPSAPSWTSGEELAVESFSGEPGAPPIWENAIKVIKLLVQEVINFRDQQFVEEFQKPVEEMSSFIQYQVPSIPTHLSKTPCSTSNYNKEACLQKISHGLQVYHVLLQHVKAEYPQSTLLPSVMHQTTVLIGLFKEKMKSGEVVEDLSASERERVLGEVSTGTEWETKTSVHAILRELRNFLVDTKTALRRMGKRGEGCQ, from the exons ATGACTTCTACACACT ACCTCTCACTCCTCTCGGTGCTCGTGGTGATGGCTGTTAACGGGAGTCCCGTGCCCAGCGCGCCTAGTTGGACCTCTGGAGAGGAGCTTGCGGTAGAATCGTTCTCCGGTGAACCGGGCGCGCCGCCGATATGGGAGAACGCGATCAAGGTGATCAAGCTGCTCGTTCAGGAAGTGATCAACTTCCGAGACCAACAG TTTGTGGAGGAGTTTCAGAAGCCCGTGGAAGAGATGTCATCGTTCATACAGTACCAGGTCCCTTCCAtccccacacacctctccaagaCCCCCTGCTCCACCTCAAACTACAACAAG GAGGCATGTCTGCAGAAGATCAGTCATGGTCTGCAGGTGTACCATGTTCTTCTCCAGCACGTTAAGGCTGAATACCCACAATccaccctgctcccctctgtcatgCACCAGACTACTGTCCTGATAGGCCTGTTCAAAGAGAAG ATGAAGTCTGGTGAGGTAGTAGAGGACCTGTCTGCCAGTGAGAGGGAGCGTGTGCTGGGTGAGGTGTCTACAGGGACAGAGTGGGAGACGAAGACCAGCGTTCACGCCATCCTTAGGGAACTACGTAACTTCCTGGTCGACACCAAGACAGCCCTCCGGCGCATGGGGAAGAGGGGCGAAGGCTGCCAGTAA